In the genome of Salinirussus salinus, one region contains:
- a CDS encoding threonine synthase: protein MNTTAAFAGLRCTDCGTTHDPAAAGRCPECGGLLDAVYDHDGDVEFSGHGLGRYAPLLPFRREALVSLEAGGTPLVAVPALADELGVAAAYVKDEGRNATGAFVDRGVALAVTAASEAGASDVALPTTGNGGQAAAAHAARAGLASHSFVPSRTPFVNKAMINVHGGDMTVVEGRYPDARAAFEDQGEDWYSLAPFENPYRHEGAKTLAYELAEAVDLDGAPDAVVHPTAHGTGAVGLHKGFRDLRKHNRVDAAPRLYAVQPEGCAPVVDAVEREAETVTAVEHPDTICGPLEVSEPTGGRQVLEALRASGGGAAAVSDDALLEGATDLAAGGLTMGATGGAAVAGARRLADRGAFDPDDIVVLVNPTTGNKEEDILRSHLMKQGI, encoded by the coding sequence ATGAACACGACCGCGGCCTTCGCCGGGCTGCGCTGTACCGACTGCGGGACGACCCACGACCCCGCGGCGGCCGGCCGCTGCCCCGAGTGCGGCGGGCTACTCGACGCCGTCTACGACCACGACGGCGACGTGGAGTTTTCCGGTCACGGTCTGGGCCGGTACGCTCCCCTGTTGCCCTTCCGCCGCGAGGCGCTGGTCAGCCTCGAGGCGGGCGGGACGCCGCTGGTCGCCGTGCCGGCCCTGGCCGACGAGCTGGGCGTCGCGGCCGCCTACGTCAAAGACGAGGGGCGAAACGCCACGGGCGCGTTCGTCGACCGCGGGGTGGCGCTCGCGGTCACCGCTGCCAGCGAGGCCGGCGCGAGTGACGTCGCGTTACCGACGACCGGCAACGGGGGGCAGGCCGCGGCCGCACACGCCGCCCGCGCGGGCCTGGCCTCCCACAGTTTCGTCCCCTCGCGGACTCCCTTCGTCAACAAGGCGATGATCAACGTCCACGGCGGCGACATGACCGTCGTCGAGGGGCGGTACCCCGACGCCCGCGCGGCCTTCGAGGACCAGGGGGAGGACTGGTACTCGCTGGCCCCCTTCGAGAACCCCTACCGTCACGAGGGTGCCAAGACCCTGGCCTACGAACTCGCCGAGGCGGTCGACCTCGACGGCGCCCCCGACGCCGTCGTCCACCCGACCGCCCACGGGACCGGCGCCGTCGGCCTCCACAAGGGGTTTCGGGACCTCCGCAAGCACAACCGGGTCGACGCGGCCCCCCGCCTGTACGCGGTCCAGCCGGAGGGGTGTGCGCCGGTGGTCGACGCCGTCGAGCGCGAGGCGGAGACGGTGACGGCCGTCGAGCATCCCGACACCATCTGCGGTCCCCTGGAGGTCTCCGAGCCGACCGGCGGCCGGCAGGTGCTTGAGGCACTCCGGGCGAGCGGGGGCGGGGCCGCGGCGGTGAGCGACGACGCCCTCCTGGAGGGCGCAACCGACCTCGCGGCGGGCGGGCTGACGATGGGTGCGACCGGCGGTGCGGCGGTCGCCGGCGCCCGACGGCTCGCCGACCGGGGTGCGTTCGACCCCGACGACATCGTCGTCCTGGTCAACCCCACCACCGGCAACAAGGAGGAGGACATCCTCCGGAGCCACCTGATGAAACAAGGTATCTAA
- a CDS encoding electron transfer flavoprotein subunit beta/FixA family protein yields the protein MRVLVTVKEDEVVDDEFEIDGLDIGEQYVSYELNEWDDYAVEEAVQLSEADEDDEVEVVTATIGPERSEETIRQALAKGADRAVRVWDDDLAEVDVLDPTMKARLLAGVVEEVEPDLVLTGVQGGDDAFGATGVALAETVDYQWAAVVNDLDLDADAGVASVHRELEGGVEELTDVDLPAVLSIQTGINEPRYASLRGIRQAQSKPLDVHTPDELGVDVAELDSALTLTSIAEPESESDTTLFEGDAGEQAEQLGDLLEDEGVVEG from the coding sequence ATGCGAGTGCTGGTAACAGTCAAGGAAGACGAGGTCGTCGACGACGAGTTCGAGATCGACGGGCTCGACATCGGCGAACAGTACGTCTCCTACGAGCTCAACGAGTGGGACGATTACGCGGTCGAGGAGGCCGTCCAGCTCAGCGAGGCCGACGAAGACGACGAGGTGGAGGTCGTCACCGCCACCATCGGCCCGGAGCGCAGCGAGGAGACCATCCGGCAGGCGCTGGCGAAAGGCGCCGACCGCGCGGTCCGCGTGTGGGACGACGACCTCGCGGAGGTGGACGTGCTCGACCCGACGATGAAGGCCCGGCTGCTGGCCGGCGTCGTCGAGGAGGTCGAGCCCGACCTCGTGCTCACGGGCGTGCAGGGCGGAGACGACGCCTTCGGCGCGACCGGCGTCGCGCTCGCCGAGACCGTCGACTACCAGTGGGCCGCCGTCGTCAACGACCTCGACCTGGACGCCGACGCGGGGGTCGCCTCGGTCCACCGCGAGCTCGAGGGCGGGGTCGAGGAGCTGACCGACGTCGACCTGCCCGCCGTGTTGAGCATCCAGACGGGGATCAACGAGCCCCGCTACGCCAGTCTGCGGGGGATCCGCCAGGCCCAGTCCAAGCCGCTCGACGTCCACACGCCCGACGAGCTGGGTGTCGACGTCGCGGAGCTCGACAGCGCACTGACGCTGACCTCGATCGCCGAGCCCGAGTCCGAGAGCGACACCACGCTCTTCGAGGGTGACGCCGGCGAGCAGGCCGAGCAGCTGGGTGACCTCCTTGAGGACGAGGGGGTGGTCGAGGGATGA
- a CDS encoding DUF21 domain-containing protein, with amino-acid sequence MVETLLLGAVVLVPLVALSAFFSSSETAIFSLPAGSGEGTDPGDPDAATLARLRADPHRLLVTLLVGNNLVNIAVSSIITVLATQYLPATAAVAVTIVAGSTLILVCGEIVPKAYGLGHARTWALRVARPLAMVERTLGPLVWVFDGLTRRLSRWVGGDADIEEPYRG; translated from the coding sequence ATGGTCGAGACACTCCTTCTGGGCGCGGTCGTGCTGGTCCCGCTGGTCGCGTTGAGCGCGTTTTTCTCCTCCAGCGAGACTGCGATCTTCTCGCTGCCGGCGGGTTCCGGCGAGGGGACCGACCCGGGCGACCCCGACGCGGCGACGCTCGCCCGCCTCCGGGCGGACCCGCACCGGCTGCTCGTGACGCTGCTCGTGGGGAACAACCTCGTCAACATCGCCGTCTCGTCGATCATCACGGTGCTGGCGACCCAGTATCTCCCGGCGACGGCGGCGGTGGCCGTCACGATCGTCGCCGGGAGCACGCTCATCCTCGTTTGCGGGGAGATCGTCCCCAAGGCCTACGGGCTGGGACACGCCCGGACGTGGGCGCTTCGGGTCGCGCGCCCGCTGGCGATGGTCGAACGGACCCTCGGACCACTGGTGTGGGTCTTCGACGGGCTGACCCGGCGGCTGAGCCGGTGGGTCGGCGGCGACGCCGACATCGAGGAACCGTACCGGGGGTGA
- a CDS encoding electron transfer flavoprotein subunit alpha/FixB family protein encodes MSDVLTVAEHRQGELRPVSHELVTAGRELADASGGDLHVAVISGDVDAYAEAVNRAGVDAIHTVDHGEEFNHDVYSQAVEQLYAELDPQYLVMPHTVNGLDYAPAVATSLDLPLATDVIDFSHNGSLSVTRETYGGKVEADIEIEGDNAAVTLRPTEWEQATEAGDAAVEAFDAAIDEDAVGSTVTGFEEVAGGDVDISEADFIVSIGRGIEEEENLDMVWDLADALGATLASSRPIVDNGWLPQNRQVGQSGKVVTPDVYIAIGISGAVQHLAGMSGADTIVAINEDPDAPIFDVADYGIVGDLFEVVPELTELFE; translated from the coding sequence ATGAGCGACGTTCTGACCGTCGCCGAGCACCGCCAGGGCGAGCTCCGCCCCGTCAGCCACGAACTGGTCACCGCCGGCCGCGAGCTGGCCGACGCCAGCGGCGGGGACCTCCACGTCGCGGTCATCAGCGGCGACGTCGACGCCTACGCCGAGGCGGTCAACCGCGCCGGCGTCGACGCCATCCACACCGTCGACCACGGCGAGGAGTTCAACCACGACGTCTACAGCCAGGCCGTCGAGCAGCTCTACGCCGAGCTCGACCCGCAGTACCTCGTGATGCCCCACACGGTCAACGGGCTGGACTACGCGCCCGCCGTGGCGACGTCGCTGGACCTGCCGCTTGCGACCGACGTCATCGACTTCAGCCACAACGGCTCGCTGTCGGTCACCCGCGAGACCTACGGCGGGAAGGTCGAGGCCGACATCGAGATCGAGGGTGACAACGCCGCGGTGACGCTGCGCCCGACCGAGTGGGAGCAGGCCACCGAGGCCGGCGACGCCGCGGTCGAGGCCTTCGACGCCGCCATCGACGAGGACGCCGTCGGGTCGACGGTCACCGGCTTCGAGGAGGTCGCCGGCGGCGACGTCGACATCAGCGAGGCCGACTTCATCGTCTCGATCGGCCGCGGGATCGAGGAGGAGGAGAACCTCGACATGGTCTGGGACCTCGCGGACGCGCTGGGGGCGACGCTCGCTTCCTCCCGGCCGATCGTCGACAACGGCTGGCTCCCCCAGAATCGCCAGGTCGGTCAGTCCGGCAAGGTCGTCACTCCCGACGTCTACATCGCCATCGGCATCTCCGGTGCGGTCCAGCACCTCGCCGGCATGAGCGGCGCCGACACCATCGTCGCGATCAACGAGGACCCCGACGCGCCGATCTTCGACGTCGCCGACTACGGCATCGTGGGTGACCTCTTCGAGGTCGTCCCCGAACTCACAGAGCTGTTCGAATAA
- a CDS encoding SIR2 family NAD-dependent protein deacylase, with amino-acid sequence MTERTELLARAVADADAVTVLTGAGVSTASGIPDFRSDDGIWERYDRDQFDIRRFEDDPGGFWNDWLAARGEVFPADPDPNPAHGSLADLVRAGAVDTLVTQNTDGLHQAAGAPDDAVVELHGSGDRVVCSGAACRYRGPADPARERAEGGERPPACPDCGSPLKPGSVLFGESLPEYAHLTAHAAAERSDLFLVVGSSLTVEPAASLPETAADRGATLAVVNLDPTPLDGRASYVFQNRAETVLPEVRDHVLDGE; translated from the coding sequence ATGACCGAGCGGACCGAACTCCTCGCCCGCGCCGTGGCCGACGCCGACGCGGTGACCGTCCTGACCGGGGCGGGGGTGAGCACGGCCTCCGGGATCCCTGACTTCCGGAGCGACGACGGCATCTGGGAGCGGTACGACCGCGACCAGTTCGACATCCGGCGCTTCGAGGACGACCCCGGCGGGTTCTGGAACGACTGGCTGGCCGCCCGCGGCGAGGTCTTCCCCGCGGACCCCGACCCGAACCCGGCCCACGGGAGCCTGGCGGACCTGGTCCGCGCGGGCGCGGTGGACACGCTCGTCACCCAGAACACCGACGGGCTCCACCAGGCGGCGGGCGCGCCCGACGATGCCGTGGTCGAGCTCCACGGCTCGGGGGACCGGGTCGTCTGTTCGGGGGCCGCCTGCCGGTACCGCGGCCCGGCCGACCCCGCCCGCGAGCGGGCCGAGGGCGGCGAGCGGCCGCCGGCCTGCCCGGACTGCGGGAGCCCGCTGAAGCCGGGCAGCGTCCTCTTCGGGGAGTCGCTGCCCGAGTACGCACACCTCACGGCCCACGCCGCCGCCGAGCGAAGCGACCTCTTTCTGGTCGTCGGCTCGTCGCTGACCGTCGAGCCGGCCGCGAGCCTCCCCGAGACCGCCGCCGACCGCGGCGCGACGCTCGCGGTGGTCAACCTCGACCCGACCCCGCTCGACGGCCGCGCCTCCTACGTCTTCCAGAACCGCGCCGAGACGGTGCTCCCTGAGGTGCGGGACCACGTGCTCGACGGGGAGTGA
- a CDS encoding heterodisulfide reductase-related iron-sulfur binding cluster — MIPLQAEVTRETFWQIGPTGKAVFYYLAVVAILVLLVGVARRVNSYRAASEDPFERVGSVSTRLRKGITDMFSNRTLFSGDTFAGLWHIFVFWGFLTLLIATTILGIDMDFWQPVMGESFFVGDFYLSYSFVVDAMGLLFVIGIGIAIYRRHGLSMERLWGDHSGNEDVLFLWTLFVLGVGGYAVEALRILGQGFPSFETVSFVGWGLASAFSAVGISEGMATAAYPVIWWSHALLALGFVAWVPYGKPFHMLASAANLMTSDDKAGVRLPGVPADASPEEIGPSEVEDFSWKQTLDQDACTKCGRCSSACPANASGRPLDPRKVILDIKEYREGRSEHDGDVPIIADGGTSVIDASTMESCMSCMACMEACPVDIEHLTHFTDMNRRLTESGQMDENVQEAMMNVFREGNTFGDSARTRPEWTEDLDFEVPDARDQAVEYLWYVGDYPSYDGRNKEVAKALARVFHEADVDYGILYEDEQTDGNDVRRVGEEGLYEQLVEENSEAIGDCEYDTIVCTDPHSFNTFKNEYPEFEACGWGEEDVAHYTQVVEGLVETGRLRVPGALDYTVTYHDPCHLGRYNDEYEAPRKLVQETGCDLHEMPRNRDNSYCCGGGGGGLWLDHEEEEKPSEERLREALEDTQAGSAVEKFVVACPMCMTMYEDGRKTGGYEDDIEVVGTTELLAEALTAS; from the coding sequence ATGATCCCCCTACAGGCGGAGGTGACCCGGGAGACGTTCTGGCAGATCGGCCCGACTGGCAAGGCCGTCTTCTACTACCTGGCGGTCGTTGCCATCCTCGTACTCCTCGTGGGGGTCGCCCGCCGGGTCAACAGCTACCGTGCCGCGAGCGAGGACCCCTTCGAGCGGGTCGGCTCCGTCTCGACGCGGCTCCGGAAGGGGATCACCGACATGTTCTCCAACCGGACGCTGTTCAGCGGGGACACCTTCGCCGGCCTCTGGCACATCTTCGTGTTCTGGGGCTTTCTGACCCTGCTCATCGCGACGACCATCCTCGGGATCGACATGGACTTCTGGCAGCCGGTGATGGGCGAGTCCTTCTTCGTCGGCGACTTCTATCTCTCCTACTCCTTCGTCGTCGACGCGATGGGGCTGCTCTTCGTCATCGGCATCGGGATCGCCATCTACCGCCGGCACGGCCTCTCGATGGAGCGGCTGTGGGGCGACCACAGCGGCAACGAGGACGTCCTCTTCCTGTGGACGCTGTTCGTCCTCGGGGTGGGCGGGTACGCCGTCGAGGCGCTGCGCATCCTCGGGCAAGGGTTCCCCTCCTTCGAGACCGTCTCCTTCGTCGGCTGGGGGCTGGCCTCGGCGTTCAGCGCCGTCGGCATCTCCGAGGGGATGGCGACCGCCGCCTACCCGGTCATCTGGTGGTCACACGCCCTGCTCGCGCTCGGCTTCGTCGCCTGGGTGCCCTACGGCAAGCCGTTCCACATGCTGGCCTCGGCGGCCAACCTGATGACCAGCGACGACAAGGCCGGCGTCCGGCTGCCCGGCGTGCCCGCCGACGCCAGCCCCGAGGAGATCGGGCCCAGCGAGGTCGAGGACTTCTCCTGGAAGCAGACGCTGGACCAGGACGCCTGCACCAAGTGCGGGCGGTGTTCCTCGGCGTGTCCGGCAAACGCCTCCGGGCGCCCGCTTGACCCGCGGAAGGTCATCCTCGACATCAAGGAGTACCGCGAAGGCCGCTCGGAGCACGACGGGGACGTCCCGATCATCGCCGACGGCGGCACCAGCGTCATCGACGCCTCCACGATGGAGTCGTGTATGTCCTGTATGGCCTGCATGGAGGCCTGTCCGGTCGACATCGAGCACCTGACCCACTTCACGGACATGAACCGCCGGCTGACGGAGTCGGGCCAGATGGACGAGAACGTCCAGGAGGCGATGATGAACGTCTTCCGCGAGGGCAACACCTTCGGCGACTCCGCGCGCACCCGGCCGGAGTGGACCGAGGACCTCGACTTCGAGGTGCCCGACGCCCGCGACCAGGCCGTCGAGTACCTCTGGTACGTCGGCGACTACCCCAGCTACGACGGCCGCAACAAGGAAGTCGCGAAGGCCCTGGCGCGGGTCTTCCACGAGGCCGACGTCGACTACGGGATCCTCTACGAGGACGAACAGACCGACGGCAACGACGTCCGTCGGGTCGGCGAGGAAGGCCTCTACGAGCAGCTCGTCGAGGAGAACAGCGAGGCCATCGGGGACTGCGAGTACGACACCATCGTCTGTACCGACCCCCACTCGTTCAACACGTTCAAAAACGAGTACCCGGAGTTCGAGGCCTGCGGCTGGGGCGAGGAGGACGTCGCCCACTACACCCAGGTCGTCGAAGGGCTGGTCGAGACCGGCCGGCTCCGGGTGCCGGGCGCGCTCGACTACACCGTCACCTACCACGACCCCTGTCACCTGGGGCGGTACAACGACGAGTACGAGGCCCCCCGGAAGCTCGTCCAGGAGACGGGCTGTGACCTCCACGAGATGCCCCGCAACCGCGACAACTCCTACTGCTGTGGCGGTGGCGGTGGCGGCCTCTGGCTCGACCACGAGGAGGAAGAGAAACCCAGCGAGGAACGGCTGCGGGAGGCCCTGGAGGACACCCAGGCCGGCAGTGCCGTCGAGAAGTTCGTCGTCGCCTGTCCGATGTGCATGACGATGTACGAGGACGGCCGCAAGACCGGCGGCTACGAGGACGACATCGAGGTCGTCGGCACGACGGAACTGCTGGCGGAAGCGCTGACGGCGTCCTGA
- a CDS encoding thiamine pyrophosphate-binding protein yields MTDSYTGADLFTDALEAYDVEHVFGNPGTTELPIMQSIVNSELEYILGAHEDVAVGMASGYAATRRYHTDDDPSINPAGVVNLHITPGLAHGVGNIYGASFAGTPLVVTAGNHERDFRHEEPLLYGELEEMVDQFCKWSDEVLDVRALPTMLRRAFRVALTPPQGPVFLGLPQDVMLQETDPSEVEPLGPIPSAGAGDPGQVAEAADLLAEADEPVFVLGDEVARAGGDAVDAAVDFAEAAGAAVYAEVLACEVNFPGDHPQWISYMPAAESLLQSLMDTDTLVFVGTSTHTTLMHHEDDLVSPDATCIHVSPEAWEVGKNYHADAAVVGDTGLVMEQLADRLEERVSERERERRLDVVRETKESLSELMMSISVDEAEEGESRAGKHELVDALREVAPDAYIVDEGVTSKYPLLVRWPLAPQQYISNKGGGLGYGLPASIGAALAESMRDEPRDVLGYVGDGSYLYYPHAIYSAARYDLDLTVVISDNRNYRILKNNTANIYGGDAEDYEYTGMDFEPPVDLVANAESHGADGHLVETPEEIAPTVEEAMDSEGVDVVDVLVHD; encoded by the coding sequence ATGACAGACAGCTACACCGGTGCGGACCTGTTTACCGACGCCCTCGAGGCCTACGACGTCGAGCACGTCTTCGGCAATCCCGGGACCACCGAACTCCCGATCATGCAGTCCATCGTGAACAGCGAGCTGGAGTACATCCTGGGCGCCCACGAGGACGTCGCGGTCGGGATGGCCTCGGGCTACGCCGCCACCCGCCGGTACCACACCGACGACGACCCGTCGATCAACCCCGCGGGCGTGGTCAACCTCCACATCACGCCCGGGCTGGCCCACGGGGTCGGCAACATCTACGGCGCCAGCTTCGCGGGCACGCCGCTCGTGGTGACGGCGGGCAACCACGAGCGCGACTTCCGTCACGAGGAGCCGCTTCTGTACGGCGAACTGGAGGAGATGGTCGACCAGTTCTGCAAGTGGTCCGACGAGGTGCTCGACGTCCGGGCGCTGCCCACGATGCTCCGGCGGGCCTTCCGGGTCGCCCTGACCCCTCCACAGGGGCCGGTCTTCCTCGGCCTTCCACAGGACGTGATGCTCCAGGAGACCGACCCCTCCGAGGTCGAGCCCCTGGGCCCGATCCCGTCGGCGGGGGCGGGCGACCCGGGCCAGGTCGCGGAGGCCGCCGACCTGCTCGCGGAGGCCGACGAGCCCGTGTTCGTGCTGGGCGACGAGGTAGCGCGCGCGGGAGGAGACGCCGTCGACGCCGCCGTCGACTTCGCGGAAGCCGCCGGGGCCGCGGTCTACGCCGAGGTGCTGGCCTGCGAGGTGAACTTCCCCGGCGACCACCCGCAGTGGATCTCCTACATGCCCGCCGCCGAGAGCCTCCTCCAGAGCCTGATGGACACCGACACGCTGGTCTTCGTCGGTACCTCCACCCACACCACGCTGATGCACCACGAGGACGACCTGGTGAGCCCCGACGCCACCTGCATCCACGTCAGCCCGGAGGCCTGGGAGGTCGGCAAGAACTACCACGCCGACGCGGCCGTCGTCGGCGACACCGGCCTCGTGATGGAACAGCTCGCCGACCGCCTCGAGGAACGGGTCTCCGAGCGCGAGCGCGAGCGCCGGCTCGACGTGGTCCGGGAGACCAAGGAATCGCTCTCGGAGTTGATGATGTCGATCAGCGTCGACGAGGCCGAGGAGGGCGAGAGCCGCGCGGGCAAACACGAACTCGTCGACGCGCTCCGGGAGGTCGCCCCCGACGCCTATATCGTCGACGAGGGGGTCACCTCCAAGTATCCCCTGCTGGTGCGCTGGCCGCTTGCCCCGCAGCAGTACATCTCGAACAAGGGCGGCGGCCTGGGCTACGGGCTACCGGCCTCAATCGGCGCGGCGCTCGCGGAGTCGATGCGCGATGAGCCCCGGGACGTGCTGGGCTACGTCGGCGACGGTTCGTACCTGTACTATCCCCACGCCATCTACTCGGCCGCGCGGTACGACCTGGACCTGACGGTGGTCATCTCCGACAACCGCAACTACCGGATCCTCAAGAACAACACCGCGAACATCTACGGCGGCGACGCCGAGGACTACGAGTACACGGGGATGGACTTCGAGCCACCGGTCGACCTCGTCGCGAACGCCGAGAGCCACGGCGCCGACGGCCACCTGGTGGAGACACCCGAGGAGATCGCCCCCACCGTCGAGGAAGCGATGGACAGCGAGGGCGTCGACGTGGTGGACGTGCTCGTCCACGACTGA
- a CDS encoding J domain-containing protein has protein sequence MSATVSAGLPSWLVVGVLLGVAGSLLVAAAFLVADRLFPGRERAGGRQSGESRRRAEFREYLDAIEEPYAEDHPVEGQPVAFYLPQRDVAVTFDARAYYRLERSPTHPVLVEHEMPGAMLGDRLPFETPDLERERDLDPLETAFAELDVTPGATLEEVKRAYRRKVKEVHPDQGGDEEEFQRVREAYTTAKQYAAD, from the coding sequence GTGTCAGCGACGGTGAGCGCGGGGCTGCCATCGTGGCTCGTCGTCGGGGTCCTCCTGGGTGTGGCGGGGAGTCTCCTGGTGGCTGCGGCCTTCCTGGTGGCCGACCGGCTGTTCCCCGGCCGCGAGCGCGCGGGCGGACGCCAGTCCGGCGAGTCCCGGCGCCGGGCGGAGTTCCGGGAGTACCTGGACGCGATCGAGGAGCCCTACGCCGAGGACCACCCCGTCGAGGGACAGCCGGTCGCCTTCTACCTCCCGCAGCGGGACGTCGCGGTCACCTTCGACGCCCGCGCCTACTACCGGCTCGAGCGCTCCCCGACCCACCCCGTGCTCGTCGAACACGAGATGCCGGGCGCGATGCTCGGCGACCGCCTCCCCTTCGAGACGCCCGACCTCGAGCGGGAGCGTGACCTGGACCCGCTGGAGACGGCCTTCGCCGAACTGGACGTGACTCCGGGCGCGACGCTCGAGGAGGTCAAGCGGGCCTACCGCCGGAAGGTCAAGGAGGTCCACCCCGACCAGGGCGGCGACGAGGAGGAGTTCCAGCGGGTGCGGGAGGCCTACACCACCGCCAAGCAGTACGCCGCCGACTGA
- a CDS encoding acyl-CoA dehydrogenase family protein, which translates to MLDYYGIEEDLSEEEKMIRDTAREFVEEEVREDIGEHWIEGTFPTELIPKMGEMGFYAPNLDGYDLPDVSEKAYGLLMQELEACDSGLRSMASVQGALVMYPIHAYGSEEQKDRFLPDLATGQKVGCFGLTEPEHGSDAAAMETTAEADGDGYVLNGSKMWITNSPISDVAVVWARDTSDPDTPVRGFLVETDRDGVTTNKIDEKLSLRASITGEISLQNVHVTEDNVLPGVEGMKGPLSCLTQARYGIAWGAVGAAQDSYRTALDYATDREQFETPIAGFQMQQDKFAEMATQITLAQLLAHRLADLKERGDMRPQHVSMAKRNNVRTARDQSRIAREILGGNGITADYSPMRHMANLETVYTYEGTHDIHTLILGEDLTGIPAYS; encoded by the coding sequence ATGCTGGATTACTACGGTATCGAAGAGGACCTCTCCGAGGAGGAGAAGATGATCCGGGACACCGCCCGGGAGTTCGTCGAGGAGGAGGTCCGCGAGGACATCGGCGAGCACTGGATCGAGGGCACCTTCCCCACCGAGCTCATCCCGAAGATGGGCGAGATGGGGTTTTACGCCCCCAACCTCGACGGCTACGACCTGCCCGACGTCAGCGAGAAGGCCTACGGCCTGCTGATGCAGGAACTGGAGGCCTGCGATTCGGGGCTGCGCTCGATGGCCTCCGTCCAGGGGGCGCTGGTCATGTACCCCATCCACGCCTACGGCAGCGAAGAGCAGAAAGACCGGTTCCTGCCGGACCTGGCGACCGGCCAGAAGGTGGGCTGTTTCGGCCTGACCGAGCCCGAACACGGCTCCGACGCCGCGGCGATGGAGACCACCGCCGAGGCTGACGGCGACGGCTACGTCCTCAACGGCTCGAAGATGTGGATCACCAACTCCCCCATCTCCGACGTTGCCGTGGTGTGGGCCCGGGACACCTCGGACCCGGACACGCCCGTCCGCGGGTTCCTCGTCGAGACCGACCGCGACGGCGTCACCACCAACAAGATCGACGAGAAGCTCTCCCTGCGGGCCTCGATCACCGGCGAGATCAGCCTCCAGAACGTCCACGTCACCGAGGACAACGTCCTGCCGGGCGTCGAGGGGATGAAGGGGCCGCTGTCCTGTCTCACCCAGGCCCGCTACGGGATCGCCTGGGGGGCCGTGGGCGCGGCCCAGGACTCCTACCGGACCGCACTCGACTACGCGACCGACCGCGAGCAGTTCGAGACGCCCATCGCCGGCTTCCAGATGCAACAGGACAAGTTCGCGGAGATGGCCACCCAGATCACCCTCGCCCAGCTGCTCGCTCACCGGCTGGCCGACCTGAAGGAGCGCGGCGACATGCGCCCCCAGCACGTCTCGATGGCAAAGCGCAACAACGTCCGGACGGCCCGCGACCAGTCCCGGATCGCCCGCGAGATCCTCGGCGGGAACGGGATCACGGCGGACTACTCGCCGATGCGTCACATGGCCAACCTCGAGACCGTCTACACCTACGAGGGGACCCACGACATCCACACCCTCATCCTCGGCGAGGACCTGACCGGCATCCCCGCCTACAGCTGA